TGAAGCGATGGAATAACTTCGCTAGAAAATAATTTACTCGCTTCACATCCTATAATAAAACCAACAGCCCATACAAGAGGTTTCTCCGGTTTGTCAATAATTTTTATGAAACCATATGTACAAGCGATTAAGAACCTATCCGAAAAGTCCCGCTGCTCTGAATGTTATCCATGCGCATGCGAAATGAAGCATCGCAAAGTAATTCTCAATTTTCTTTTCCCATCTAATAAGCATTCTTCTGAATCTGTTTATCCAAGAATGTGTCCTTTCCACAACCCATCTTCTTGCCCTAAAACCTGGTATCTCTATTCTTATGTTTTCCTCTCCACGGCTTTTGATATGGGCAGTATAACCATATTCTTTAACTAATTCTCTGATATCAGGAAAATCATATCCTTTATCCATACATATATTCTGAATAACATCATCTTGAGACGGTCTTTCAAAAATAATGGCATCTAAAGTCTCTTTTACAAGCTTTTTATCGTGACGATTTGCTCCATCAACAGTAACCGATAGTGGTATACCTTTACCATCTGTTAACAGACTCCTTTTTGTACCTTTTTTGCCACGATCAGTTGGATTAGCTCCGGTCCCAGCTCCACCTAGTGGAGCTTTTGTCATAGCACCGTCAATTGCTTGCCACTCCCACTCTAATCCGTTTTGATTATCATACTCCACTAGACCAGCTTTCCACATATTCTCAAATAACCCTGATCTTTGCCATTCCTGAAACCGATCATGGACAGTGCTTGGAGCTCCATAAAAGCGTGGCAACGCCTTCCATTGGCAACCAGTACGAAGAAGATAAAAAATACCACTCAGTATTCTCTTATCATCTTTTCGAGGTCGTCCAGGCTTCTTTTTGGGTTTAGGGAAAGGTAATAATGGTTTGATTTTAGTCCAGAATTCATCAGAAATCTCGTAGTCATGTCCGTTTTTTCGTGTTACCACTAATCAACATTACCCTAAAATATAGTTATTCTACTTTTCGGATAGGCTCTAAGTAAGATATTACTGGCAGATATCCATAAACCAATAATTGACCAGCCATAGTTTTGATAATGAATAAAGATAATCCTATGCTGCAAATATACCAAATAGGATCATCTTTTATTACTTCTATTAATGAATAGAACCAATATTTAATTTTATTTTTCAGTCGAATACCCCGCTAGCTTGCTGCGGGGATGAAAAACTTCCCCGGTAACCGTTAATGATAATATGATTTATCAATTCCATCTTTCGTTTATTGACTTCTGCTCGAACTAAACCGTATTAGGGTTATTGTTTCCTTTTACGGTATTTGGGGCGGTGGCGCGAACATACCCCGTTGCTTTCAGCGGGGTGCGCCAGCGCAACTTTGATTTTCTAAATCCATGATAATAAGATGAATATGAAAATATATAAATCTTTTAAAAGTACTTGACCAAAAAACACTCTATTTATATATTCCCCTTCAAATAAAAAGGTATACTCTTTTGATTGGATAATGCACATCTGATTCGATTCAAGAGTTGTCTTAACTGAAAAATGCAGTTGATGAAGCCCTATTGCCATAAGTCAATATATGGGAATGGCTTGAGGGACCCTCCTGAAAAGCAGACGAATTTGCGAAAGCAAAAAGGGCTGCGAGCCCAGAGATTTTAAGTGTGTCTGATGACACCCCCTTTATGCCACTTTTTTTATGATAATAAGTGAATCTTAGTCAAAAAAATTAGTACAAATTGTTATGTAATCAGAGTTTAGAGAATGTCCTTTTATCTTGTATCTTGCCTCAAGATCACTCTCATTTACCCCAAGACGACTTTTAAGTTGATTTAAAAATTGATCATAATTATTGATACTTTTGCCATAGTAGTTCTTGCTATCGTAATCAATCGTATTGTTAAACATATTATATAATTCATCGAAAGAAATCTTTTTTCCTTCACATATGGAATAGCTTATAATATGTTTAATTATATCGTCTTCTTCAAACAGTTTTTTTGTTTTATATTTTAGTACCAATGCTTTCCATGCTTCAAATAAATCTATCCATTGATTAGATTCAAAGTATTCATCAATTGGCTTATTAAGATCAAATTCTGGCATATAATAAGGAAGTACACCTTTTTGAAGAATACCATCATCAATTACTTCTTTCTCTCTAAAAATTAATATTGGTACCCCAATTTGAAACGCCATAGACGGCTCAATTTGGCAGTAAGGACTTGTAAGCCATTTTTTAGAAACAGGGTATTCTTCTTGATCTTCAAGATCGGTATTGAGTTTTCCAGTGCCTTTTTCTATATATGCCCGTCTGAAAGCGATTGATAGCAGCCCAAAACATTCGTTCATCTTTTTCTTTATATTTTCCAATGGTGCCGAGATATCATGGAAAGTTACTCCAAGAGTTTCGGGTTTAAAGTCATTTTGTACTAAATGCAATTTTACTTTCTCTATAAATATTTCTTGTTTTTTATTAAATGGTGTTGCATAACTAAGAAATATTGGTATTGGTATATTACCGCCATCCAGAATTATCTTTAATTATAATTATCAACTGATATTGCACGGTAATTGGAAATATAAAATACATATATCTTTTGATTTTTTATGATATCTAAAGCTTCAAGGGTTACTAAAACATCCAACATGGTTTATTCTCGGTGATCTCATGCAATAGCTTCATGTTCAATTTTCTGTAATATGTAAAATTTATTAGATTATACAACCCTTTTACAGTAAAATTTACATTTTCTCCCGATACTGTTTTACTATTTTACTGTAAAATTGATAACTTCTCTTGATGTCGTTTTTACTATTTTACTAGTAAATTTTACATTTTTACATTTTACAGTAAAAGTATACACATTTTTACTTTTGGCTTGAAACCAAAGCTTCCCACTTATTCACCCTTTCCAGAACATGACTGTTAAGAGTAAACGGCTTATCTGACTTGGC
The Methanosarcina sp. WWM596 DNA segment above includes these coding regions:
- a CDS encoding IS5 family transposase, whose amino-acid sequence is MVTRKNGHDYEISDEFWTKIKPLLPFPKPKKKPGRPRKDDKRILSGIFYLLRTGCQWKALPRFYGAPSTVHDRFQEWQRSGLFENMWKAGLVEYDNQNGLEWEWQAIDGAMTKAPLGGAGTGANPTDRGKKGTKRSLLTDGKGIPLSVTVDGANRHDKKLVKETLDAIIFERPSQDDVIQNICMDKGYDFPDIRELVKEYGYTAHIKSRGEENIRIEIPGFRARRWVVERTHSWINRFRRMLIRWEKKIENYFAMLHFACAWITFRAAGLFG